A single Anabas testudineus chromosome 10, fAnaTes1.2, whole genome shotgun sequence DNA region contains:
- the qdpra gene encoding quinoid dihydropteridine reductase a, translating into MAANRVIVYGGRGALGSKCVQVFRSRGWWVASVDMAANDEANENVIVKLSESFTEQAAQVTSDVAQLLGDNKVDAILCVAGGWAGGNCSSKDLYKNSDLMWKQSVWTSTISSHLAALHLKPGGLLTLAGAKAALSGTGGMVGYGMAKAAVHQLCQSLAAKNSGMPSGAAAVAILPVTLDTPMNRKFMPDADFGSWTPLEYIAELFFNWATGVDRPSSGSLMKLLTSGGETQAVAAL; encoded by the exons ATGGCTGCGAACCGGGTCATCGTCTACGGAGGAAGAGGCGCTCTGGGTTCAAAGTGCGTCCAGGTCTTCAGGTCCAGGGGCTGG TGGGTCGCCAGCGTCGACATGGCTGCAAACGACGAGGCGAATGAAAACGTGATCGTGAAACTGAGCGAGTCGTTCACGGAGCAGGCGGCACAG GTGACGTCAGACGTGGCCCAGTTGCTAGGGGACAACAAAGTGGACGCCATCTTGTGTGTGGCAGGAGGATGGGCCGGTGGAAACTGTAGCTCCAAAG ATTTATACAAAAACTCTGATCTGATGTGGAAACAGAGCGTGTGGACCTCCACTATCTCCAGCCACCTCGCCGCTCTGCACCTCAAACCAGGCGGACTGTTGACTTTGGCTGGAGCTAAAGCAGCTCTCTCAGGCACTGGAG GCATGGTGGGCTACGGCATGGCCAAGGCAGCTGTCCACCAGTTGTGTCAGAGCCTGGCAGCAAAAAACAGTGGCATGCCgtcaggagctgctgctgtggccaTACTACC GGTTACCTTGGATACGCCGATGAACAGGAAGTTCATGCCTGACGCAGATTTCGGTTCTTGGACGCCGCTGGAATACATCGCAGA ACTGTTTTTCAACTGGGCCACCGGTGTGGACCGGCCGTCCTCGGGAAGCCTGATGAAGCTCCTGACCTCCGGAGGTGAAACCCAGGCTGTAGCTGCTCTGTAG